The sequence below is a genomic window from Patescibacteria group bacterium.
AAAAGTAATAGGCTTTGTTCGGGAAAATGCTCCTGATTGTATTATTATGGCTGATCCTAAACTTCACGATATTCCGAATACAGTGGGTAACAGAGCGGCTAATTTTGAAGAAATGGGAGTAAACTGGCTGACAGTTCATGCTTCAGGTGGGATAAAGATGATGGAAAAAGCAGTTGAACGGGCGCCCACCGTTCGCATTTTAGGCGTTACCATTCTTACCTCGCTTTCCAATCAGGACTGTAATTTAACTTATGGTCTGCCAGCCATGGAAAAAGTTATTCAGTTTGCTCGCTGGTCTAAATCAGCCGGCTGTAGTGGAATAGTCTGTTCGGCAAAAGAATTGCTTTTTCTCGGAAAATATGATGATGAGTTTGATGACTTGATGAAAGTAGTTCCTGGTATCCGGCCAAAAGGGTATGGCCAGTCAGATGATCAAAAAAGAAAAATGACGCCTGGTGAAGCTATTAAAACCGGAGCTGACTATCTAGTTATTGGCCGGCCAATAACTACCGCCGATGATCCGGTTGAAGCGGCTGAAAGAATTAACCGAGAAATTAAAGAAGCCCTGTAAGTTATGCTGAAAGCTAAAAAGAGGTGAAAAGATATGTCAGATTTATCTTCAAAAGAAGTCTTGAAAATTTTTCAGGAATGCCAAGCACTGATAAATAATACTCATGTAGTATTAACCCGTAAACCCCATCCAGAAAAACCTGATAAATTAGCCTGGTTTCATTCTTCAGAGTATGTCAATAAAGACGCTTTATTTACCAATCCCCATGCTTTGATGAAATTATGCAAAGCCATTGCTGATTATTGGTGGGGGGAAGATGTAGAAGTTATAGCTTCTCCGGCCATAGGCGCTGTTTCTTTGGCTCTTCTTACAGCTTATTGGTATCGGCCTAATGAAACTATAGCGAAAGTAGGGCCGGTAATTCCAGTTTATGCGGAAAAAGAAGGGGATGTCTTTGTTTTCAAACGTGGCTTTGATAAATTTATTCCGGATAAAAGAGTGTTAGTGGTTGAAGATATTGCTTCTTCTGGTGGTTCAGCCAAGAGAGTAGTGGAAGCGGTTAGAAAACTAGGAGGAGAAGTTTTAGGTGTTAGTCTGCTTTGGAACCGCGGTAATATTACCGCTGAAGATCTTGGAGTGCCTCAACTTCATTCTCTTATTCAATCCAAAATACATATGTATTTAGCGGAGAAAGATAATCAGTGCTCTCTTTGTCAGAAAAGAATTCCTATTAATAAGGAGGTCGGCAAGTGGCGGGAATTCTTAGAAGAGAAAGCCGAGGGGAATACCGATTTTGCTACTTGGTGTATCTCCCAACTGGATCAAGCTCTTTTTTGATTCTTATAACCCCTCAATCACGAGGGGTTTTTTTATTGTGAAAAAAGTCAATAAATTGTAAACTAATATAAAAGAAGTCTTTATGAGCCAAGATTATAATAGTTACACTTATAATGATCCCAATCCCATAAAAAGGCATTTACATCGCCAGCGTTTTGATTATGCTTTAAAATTATTGAATTTAAATAAAAGAAAAAATATTCTGGATTATGGCTGTGGTGATGGTCATTTTTTGTATTTATCATATAAAAACTATCCTGATAATTACTATTTTGGCTATGAACCTTATCCAGGCATGTATCAGCAAGCAGAAAA
It includes:
- the pyrF gene encoding orotidine-5'-phosphate decarboxylase, encoding MNEGRIILALDNKNRDEIMDLVEKLKSVVYGFKFNDALDKEAKKVIGFVRENAPDCIIMADPKLHDIPNTVGNRAANFEEMGVNWLTVHASGGIKMMEKAVERAPTVRILGVTILTSLSNQDCNLTYGLPAMEKVIQFARWSKSAGCSGIVCSAKELLFLGKYDDEFDDLMKVVPGIRPKGYGQSDDQKRKMTPGEAIKTGADYLVIGRPITTADDPVEAAERINREIKEAL
- a CDS encoding phosphoribosyltransferase; the protein is MSDLSSKEVLKIFQECQALINNTHVVLTRKPHPEKPDKLAWFHSSEYVNKDALFTNPHALMKLCKAIADYWWGEDVEVIASPAIGAVSLALLTAYWYRPNETIAKVGPVIPVYAEKEGDVFVFKRGFDKFIPDKRVLVVEDIASSGGSAKRVVEAVRKLGGEVLGVSLLWNRGNITAEDLGVPQLHSLIQSKIHMYLAEKDNQCSLCQKRIPINKEVGKWREFLEEKAEGNTDFATWCISQLDQALF